The genomic DNA AGTCGATGGACGATGCACGGCCTCGCTCCGTTCGGGGCGCGCAACGGCGCCGCCCAGGTCATGCTTCCGCTAGAACCGCCGTACGACCGCGGTACGGTGATGGACGTCGGCGGCACGCTGTTCCTGCCGACGCCGGGGAGCTACGTGGGGACGCCGATCACGACGCTGACGACGCTTGACGGCGGGGGCAACATCACCAACGCGCGGACGGGCAACCTCAACCACGGACGCTGGTACTCCTCCGCGGTGACGCTGCCGACGGGTGAGGTCCTGGCGGTCTCCGGCGCCGATCGCGATGCCGTGGTCACGTCGGGGCTCGAGCGCCCGATCCGCGAAGCGGAGTTGTACGACCCGGAAACAGGGACGTGGAAGCGGATGGCGAGCGCGGGCCGGGATCGGACCTACCACAACGCCGCCGTGCTCCTGCCGGATGGCCGGGTCTTGGTGGGCGGTCACGCACCGTTCCCCCTCGGCGCTCCGCCCTTCGCCATCACCGCACACGACGTGGCGCCCGGGATCACTGCGAACAACGATCGCGACTCGTCGTTCGAGGTCTTCAGCCCGCCGTACCTCTTCCGTGGGCCGAGGCCGGCGATCGGCGGTGTGCAGCGCGGGATCGCGTGGGGCGAGGGATTCACGATCGAGACGCCGGACGCTGGCTCCATCTCGGAGGTCGTGCTGTCACGGCTGCCTTCGGCGCAGCATGTGACCGACTCCGACGCGCGGACGCTGCGACTCTCCCTCACGGCCACTGACGGCGCGTTGACGGCGATCGCTCCGCCGAGCAATGCGCCGGGTGCGAGCGCGATCGCGCCGCCCGGCTATTACTACCTCTTCATCATGAAAGACACGCCCGCGGGCCCGGTTCCGTCCGTGGCGCGCATCGTGCGGCTCGGCGCTCAGAGCGATCCGGCTCCGACGTCGCCGCTCTTCTCCTCGGACGATCCGCCGCCGCCCGACACGAGCCTGGGCGCGCCGCCGCTAGAGACGTCCAACTACCTCAACCCTCCTCCGCCGCCACCGGGCTCAGGAACGACGGATGCTCGGCCTCGAGAGTGGATCGCTTCTCCTCGCGAGCGGCTTCGCTGAGACGAGGTAGGACGCTCGGGCCGACGCGCGGAGCCCGGACTCGATCTCAGACGGCATCGCCGACACCCGCCGGCTCGGCGACCAACGTCACTCCATCCTTCGGGCGGATCGCGCCCACGAGGCGCTCGTTCGACCAGACGTGCACGTCGGGCCAGAGGACGGTCCGTTCGATCGATCCTTCGACCACGGCGCCCGAGCCGATCACGTTGTGCCCACCCGAGGCCGCCATATTGGCGGCGTGATACTCCGGGATCGTGCCGCAATCGAAGAACGGCGTCTCGCTCACGACGAGGTCGAGCCGTCCTTCGCGCTCGGCGCGCTGCCACGACACCTCGTACAGGCCGCTCGGGACCGGCTCGAGCGTCGCGACGTCGTCCCACGGCATCAGCGCCGCGCCGGCAAGACGGAGGCTTCCGAAGTCACCCCGGGCCGCGTCGTCAACGCAGAGCAGGCGGATCCGCTCCCGGTCCCAATCCTCGACGAAGGCGGTGAGGTCTTCGTTATGCCAAGCATCGGCGTTGATCACGAGCACATCCCGCCCCGCGATCCACTCCCGCAGGTTCCCGAGCGCGCCTGCCGTTCCGAGGGCCTCGTGATCCTCGACGGAGACATGGGCGCGACCGGCGAGGTGCGTCTCCATGAGCTCCCGCCAGTGATGAACGTTGACCGCCACATCGGGCGTCACCCGGCCGGCCCGAGCCAGAGCGAGGTCGACCAGGGGCACGTTGTTGATCGGGCAGAGCGCCTTCGGAAGGAAGGTCGTCAAAGGCCGCAGGCGCGTCCCGGCGCCGGCGGCGAGAACGACTGAGACGAGATCGTCCGCCACTCGATATATGTACCCAGCCCGGGGTTCCGCAGGTCGGATCCGACGGCGGCGATGCTATACTGCCGCGAACCCTTTAAGAGCGGGTCCTGAGAGGCCCGGAAGGGAGAAGGCAGAAGTGACGAGCAAAAGAGCCTGCACGCGCGAGCCGCGGCAGGCGTTTTTCTTGCCGGCCTTCCCCCCGGGCTCCCACCGGGGGAGGCGAACCACCTGACCAAGACCTTCACGCCCAAGGCCACGGTCATGGACTCGAGCGACGTCGCTCGGGCCCTTGCGCGCATCGCCCACGAGATCATCGAGCGCAACAAGGGCGCCTCTCGGGTCGCGCTCGTTGGGATCCTGACGCGCGGCGTTTCCCTGGCCCAGCGGCTTGCCACGCTGATCGCGGAGATCGAGGGCGTCGAGGTCCCCACCGGCTCGCTCGACATCGGGCTTTATCGCGACGACATCGGCATGCGCGAGCCGGCGCCGCTGGCCCCGGTCAAGGTGCCGGACATCGACGGCAAGATCGTCGTGCTGGTCGACGACGTCCTGTACACCGGTCGCTCGATCCGCGCTGCGATGGACGCGCTCATCGACCTCGGGCGGCCCCAGGCCGTCCAGCTCGCCGTGCTTGTCGACCGCGGCCACCGCGAGCTCCCGATCCGCGCCGACTACGTCGGCAAGAACATCCCCACCGCCCACAACGAAGAGGTGCAGGTCCGCATGAGCGAGGTAGACGGGGAAGACGCCGTCGACCTCGGTGAGGTGATCGGATGATCAAGCACCTGCTCTCCATCCGAGACCTCGACGCCGACGGCATCGAGCGCGTTCTTCAGTCGTCGCAGTTCTTCCGCGACAACATGGGGCGCAAGTTCCCGACCCTGCGACTCAAGACGGTCGTCAACTTCTTCTACGAGGCCTCGACCCGCACCCGCACCAGCTTCGAGCTGGCCGCGAAGCGCCTGAGCGCCGACGTTCTGAACTTCGCCGCCGGCGGCTCCAGTGTCGAGAAAGGCGAGTCGCTCAAGGACACCGCTCAGACGATCGAGGCCATGGGCGTCGACTGCATCATCGCGCGGCACTCCTCGGCCGGCGCGCCCAACCGGCTCGCCGAGTGGGTCAGCGCCAGCGTGATCAACGCCGGCGACGGGATGCACGAGCATCCGACGCAGGCGCTCCTCGACCTGTTCACGATCCGCCGGCACTTCCCGTCGTTCGAGGGGCTGCGCGTGGCGATCGTCGGCGACGTGGTGCACAGCCGGGTCGCGCGCTCCGACGTGCTCGGCCTGCAGACGATGGGCGCCGACGTCACGATCTGCGCGCCGCCCACCCTGCTGCCGCCCGGCGTGGAGACCTGGGGCGCGAACGTCACGACCGAGCTCGACCCGCTCCTGCCGGAGCTCGACGTCTGCTACCTGCTCCGGATGCAGCTCGAACGGCAGAAGCGGGGCTACGTTCCCTCGCTGCGAGAATACGCCCGGATCTGGGGGCTCGACCGGCGCCGTGCCGCGCTGCTGCCCGAACGCTCGCTGATCATGCACCCCGGCCCGATGAATCGCGGCGTCGAGATCGCCGCCGACGTCGCCGAGTTCCCGCGCAGCGTCATCACCGATCAGGTCACCAACGGCATCGCGGTGCGTCAGGCGCTCCTGTACCTGATGCTCGGCGGCCCCGAGGCCAAGGAGGAGGTGCCCGATACCGTCTAAGGCGATCCTCCTCAAGGGCGGGCGGCTGGTAGACCCCGCGAGCGGGACGGACGGGATGCTCGACGTCCGGATCGAGAAGGGTCTCGTCGCCGAGGTCCGCTCGTCGCTGCCCGAAAACGGCGCGACGGTCGTGGACTGTACGGGGCTGGTCGTCGCGCCGGCGCTCGTGGACCTGCACACGCACCTGCGCGAACCGGGACGCGAGGACGCCGAGACGATCGAGTCGGGCTCCCGCGCCGGGGCGCTCGGCGGATACGGCGCCCTCTGCGCGATGGCGAACACGACTCCGGTCGCGGACTCGGCCGCCGTGGTCGAGCAGGTCTTCAACATCGGACGCGCCGTCGGCCTCGTCGACGTGTTCCCGGTCGGAGCGATCACCGTCGATCTGGAGGGCGAGAAGCTCGCCGAGATCGGCGAGATGCACGCTTCGAAGGCGCAGGTGAACTTCTTCTCGGACGACGGGAAGTGTGTCCAGGACTCCGGTCTGATGCGGCGCGCGCTCGAGTATGCCAAGGCGTTCGACGCGATCATCGCGAACCACGCTGAGGACCGCGGCCTCGCCGAAGGCGGCTCGATGAACGAGGGCGAGGTGTCGGGGATCCTCGGCATCCCCGGCGTCCCCGACGAGGCCGAGGAGCTGATCATCGCCCGCGACCTCGCGCTCACCAAGTTGACCGGCTCCCGCCTGCACGTCCCGCACGTGTCCACGGCCGGAAGCGTGGAGCTGATCCGCGTCGCGAAGCGGGCCGGCGTGCGGGTGACGGCGGAGGTCACGCCGCACCACCTGTCGCTCACCGACACACTGGTCGCTTCGTTCGACCCGGTCTTCAAGGTCGCGCCGCCGCTGCGCACCCGTGCCGACATCGAGGTCCTCAGCGCGGGGCTCGCCGACGGGACGATCGACTGCGTTGCGACCGATCACGCGCCGCACGCGCAAGAGGACAAGGAGAAGGAGTTCGACAAGGCGCCGCCCGGGATGCTCGGCCTCGAGACGGCGCTCGCGGTACTCATCACCGAGCTCGTCGTACCCGGGCGCTTGACCGTGAGCGAGCTGGTCGACCGGATGAGCACGGCACCGGCCCGGATCCGCGGTCTGGACGGCCACGGCGGCCCGGTCGCGGCCGGCGCTCCGGGGACGCTGGTGGTCTTCGACCTGGAAGCGAGATGGGTCGTCGAGCCGGCGAGGCTCGCGTCGCTGTCGGACAACACGCCGTTCGCCGGCCGCGAGCTCCAAGGGAAGGTCGTTCATACGATGCTCAGAGGGAAGTTCACCGTTCGAGATGGGGAGGTCGTGCATGGGCAAGGGTGATAGGGCGAAGGTGCGTTGGGCGAAGGATCGCGAGCGGGCGAAGCGCGCGCGCACGAAACGAAAGGCGATCGCGAAGGGCAAGGCGCGGAAGGGGAAGTAGTGGGCGACGCGCTCCTCGTCCTCGAAGACGGCACGGCCTTCCGTGGCCGCAGCTTCGGCGCGCGCGGAACGACAACCGGAGAAGCCGTCTTCAACACCAGCATGTCGGGCTACCAGGAGGTATTGACCGACCCCTCCTACCACGGCCAGCTCGTGACGATGACGTATCCGCACATCGGCAACTACGGCGTCAACGGCGAGGACGTCGAGTCCTCTCGCGTACGGGTCGCGGGATTCGTCGTCCGCGAGGCGGTTCGCACCTACTCGAACCATCGGGCGACCGGCTCGCTGCACGATTACCTGGCCGATGCCGGGATCGTGGGCATCGAGGACGTCGACACGCGACGGCTCACGCGCCACATCCGCTCGCTCGGCGCGATGCGCGGTGCGATCTCCACCGATGTGCTCGATGCCGACGCTCTGCGCCGCGAGGTCCTGCGCAGCCCCGAGATGACCGGGCTGAACCTGGTCGACCCGGTGACGACGCCGGAGCCGTACCGCGGGCTCGATGCGGCTCAGCGCGAGGGCGGCCCGGCGCTGACGGTCGCGGCATACGACTACGGCATCAAGACCAATATCCTGCGGCTGCTTGCCGCGACCGGCTGCGACGCGATGGTGTTCCCGGCCACGTACCCGGCCGAGGAGATCCTGTCCCAAGGGTTCGACGGCGTCTTCCTCTCCAACGGCCCCGGCGACCCGGCGGCGGTGCGGACCGCGATCGAGAACACCAAGAAAGTCCTGAGCGCCGGAACGCCGGTCTTCGGCATCTGTCTCGGCCACCAGATCCTCGGGCTCGCGCTCGGCGCCAAGACATACAAGCTCAAGTTCGGGCACCGCGGCATCAACCAGCCGGTGAAGCGCCTCGAAACCAACACGGTCGAGATCACGAGCCACAACCACGGCTTCGCGGTCGACCCTAGCTCGTTCGACATCGCGACCGTGGTCTCCCACGTGAACCTCAACGACGACACGTGCGAAGGGCTCCGATGCCTCGACGCGCCCGCGTTCAGCGTCCAGTACCACCCCGAGGCCGCGCCCGGCCCGCACGACGCCTCGTACCTGTTCGACGAGTTCGTGCGGCTGATGGAGGCGAACGCGTGACCGACCCCCGCAAGAAGCCGACCTTGCGCACGCTCGGATCTCCCGGCAAGCCGGCCGAGCCGCCGCCAACGCGCTCCGAAACCCAGCAGGCGCTCGCGGACAAGGCCCTCGAAGTCCTGCGCGCCGAGTTCGAGAAGGCGATGACGCTGAAGGCGAAGCTGACCGACGAAGCCAACGCGTCTTCCGAATCGAAAGGCCGGAGTCCCTCGGAGAAGCTGCGCTCGATCGTCGCGTCGCTCGAGGGGATGAGCCGCTTCGCGATCGCGATGGGCCTCCTCACGCCGGCCGAGAACCGGGCGCTCTTCGCCGAGTACATGGGCAAAGGCCTCTACGAGGGCTGGCGCTGATGGCCGAGCCGCTCGCTCGCGAATGGTCCGGCGCCGATGCTTAGCCGTTCGTTTTCACCGGGGCCCCGACACTCCCTTGCGGCGTTGTCTGACAAATCGACGTCAAATTGTCTGACGAGCTCAAGAGCAATATGTCCCCCCTCGACGATGACCCGATCGCGTCGATCGCGAGGAAGGAAAGGCTAGTGCCGCGTCGCGACGACATCGAGACGATCCTGATCGTCGGCTCCGGCCCGATCGTCATCGGGCAAGCGTGCGAGTTCGACTACTCCGGCACGCAGGCCTGCCGTGTGCTGCGCGACGAGGGCTACCGCGTCGTG from Actinomycetota bacterium includes the following:
- a CDS encoding galactose oxidase-like domain-containing protein, with protein sequence MAVVVGALQLGAVAAPLPGPEVIGQWTAPFEEGGAGQERCVQDPAGPDGQMICKPTAVNAGVLPDGRIWYADGLAGTESWRYSSGELGTRLRNSQSRVLELTDGTPSWLSLTQSGNNTAIAPGSTLGDDPWGNLGAPGRPGDGRVGSLWGTLGGPARNPSDPPDDPQANDLDFFCSDQAQLPDGRLLIAGGTDYYNEPRVLDRDEGDAADLGFPEVEGIRATRIFDAATNTYRQVGDMKFGRWYPTAVTLPDGSVSVFSGATKVAKNTQMSQVLRTETFDAATDTWTENYTGPSSETSLPMVARVMLMPNGKILYTGAGQMWTPAGWAIDEALWGFQRSWDPQTSRWTMHGLAPFGARNGAAQVMLPLEPPYDRGTVMDVGGTLFLPTPGSYVGTPITTLTTLDGGGNITNARTGNLNHGRWYSSAVTLPTGEVLAVSGADRDAVVTSGLERPIREAELYDPETGTWKRMASAGRDRTYHNAAVLLPDGRVLVGGHAPFPLGAPPFAITAHDVAPGITANNDRDSSFEVFSPPYLFRGPRPAIGGVQRGIAWGEGFTIETPDAGSISEVVLSRLPSAQHVTDSDARTLRLSLTATDGALTAIAPPSNAPGASAIAPPGYYYLFIMKDTPAGPVPSVARIVRLGAQSDPAPTSPLFSSDDPPPPDTSLGAPPLETSNYLNPPPPPPGSGTTDARPREWIASPRERLR
- a CDS encoding sugar phosphate nucleotidyltransferase codes for the protein MADDLVSVVLAAGAGTRLRPLTTFLPKALCPINNVPLVDLALARAGRVTPDVAVNVHHWRELMETHLAGRAHVSVEDHEALGTAGALGNLREWIAGRDVLVINADAWHNEDLTAFVEDWDRERIRLLCVDDAARGDFGSLRLAGAALMPWDDVATLEPVPSGLYEVSWQRAEREGRLDLVVSETPFFDCGTIPEYHAANMAASGGHNVIGSGAVVEGSIERTVLWPDVHVWSNERLVGAIRPKDGVTLVAEPAGVGDAV
- the pyrR gene encoding bifunctional pyr operon transcriptional regulator/uracil phosphoribosyltransferase PyrR codes for the protein MTKTFTPKATVMDSSDVARALARIAHEIIERNKGASRVALVGILTRGVSLAQRLATLIAEIEGVEVPTGSLDIGLYRDDIGMREPAPLAPVKVPDIDGKIVVLVDDVLYTGRSIRAAMDALIDLGRPQAVQLAVLVDRGHRELPIRADYVGKNIPTAHNEEVQVRMSEVDGEDAVDLGEVIG
- a CDS encoding aspartate carbamoyltransferase catalytic subunit gives rise to the protein MIKHLLSIRDLDADGIERVLQSSQFFRDNMGRKFPTLRLKTVVNFFYEASTRTRTSFELAAKRLSADVLNFAAGGSSVEKGESLKDTAQTIEAMGVDCIIARHSSAGAPNRLAEWVSASVINAGDGMHEHPTQALLDLFTIRRHFPSFEGLRVAIVGDVVHSRVARSDVLGLQTMGADVTICAPPTLLPPGVETWGANVTTELDPLLPELDVCYLLRMQLERQKRGYVPSLREYARIWGLDRRRAALLPERSLIMHPGPMNRGVEIAADVAEFPRSVITDQVTNGIAVRQALLYLMLGGPEAKEEVPDTV
- a CDS encoding dihydroorotase, giving the protein MLDVRIEKGLVAEVRSSLPENGATVVDCTGLVVAPALVDLHTHLREPGREDAETIESGSRAGALGGYGALCAMANTTPVADSAAVVEQVFNIGRAVGLVDVFPVGAITVDLEGEKLAEIGEMHASKAQVNFFSDDGKCVQDSGLMRRALEYAKAFDAIIANHAEDRGLAEGGSMNEGEVSGILGIPGVPDEAEELIIARDLALTKLTGSRLHVPHVSTAGSVELIRVAKRAGVRVTAEVTPHHLSLTDTLVASFDPVFKVAPPLRTRADIEVLSAGLADGTIDCVATDHAPHAQEDKEKEFDKAPPGMLGLETALAVLITELVVPGRLTVSELVDRMSTAPARIRGLDGHGGPVAAGAPGTLVVFDLEARWVVEPARLASLSDNTPFAGRELQGKVVHTMLRGKFTVRDGEVVHGQG
- the carA gene encoding glutamine-hydrolyzing carbamoyl-phosphate synthase small subunit, yielding MGDALLVLEDGTAFRGRSFGARGTTTGEAVFNTSMSGYQEVLTDPSYHGQLVTMTYPHIGNYGVNGEDVESSRVRVAGFVVREAVRTYSNHRATGSLHDYLADAGIVGIEDVDTRRLTRHIRSLGAMRGAISTDVLDADALRREVLRSPEMTGLNLVDPVTTPEPYRGLDAAQREGGPALTVAAYDYGIKTNILRLLAATGCDAMVFPATYPAEEILSQGFDGVFLSNGPGDPAAVRTAIENTKKVLSAGTPVFGICLGHQILGLALGAKTYKLKFGHRGINQPVKRLETNTVEITSHNHGFAVDPSSFDIATVVSHVNLNDDTCEGLRCLDAPAFSVQYHPEAAPGPHDASYLFDEFVRLMEANA